ttaaataataaacatataataaatgttatttttttattttattttgttttgaattattttattttaaactatcaattattattttagtcttgtttttattagtaattattatatattttttgttttaagccTTATctttaaacaatatttattttattttaaaaattaaaattattattttttattgtatttttgcttctaataatattttaaaaaaattcataaatataatatattaattcacatattcaattttttttattataataatattattttacttgatATATTGTTTAAAGTTTTAATGATTTATAGAGCAACTGTTGTTGGCCTTGAGGTGTAGAGTTTAAGTAATTTATACTTAAACTCTATATACTTGTTGTCTctattatacataaaaaaaaaggtttgatGTATGTAAAATTTTCACAATTACACACATGTAAATATTAACGAATTGGATAACTCATAACTACAAAAAAGATATcatgaaattaatataattagcatatattttttcttgtgagttacatagaataaattaatatttattttatggaattaaaatttataataataaatatttatatgtataacttatattataatttaaaattataatttataaaaaaaattattttgaatacataaattaattatttaaattgtgatgtactattacttttaattatttatttttttaaaaaaatattaaaaactattttacatatagggattaaaaagttaaagaaaaaatagtaataatttgaaatgattataaaaaaatgagagcCAATAATTGTGTGAAACCAAATCATATTTCACATGGATATGAAATTCTTAACCTGTCTCATGATAATgtactctaatttttttatgaaatttttgttatcGGATTAGTCATGTTACATACTTACACGTTTCTAATGATTTAAATGATAAGTACAAGTTTTTGAATAAGAATCTacaatttaatgtttttgttgacATTCATTTACTctgacattataaaaaaaaattaaataattaattattaaaaaaaattaagtgtcaATAAGATcaagataaaataagataaaacaaaatgtttgtttaaatttatttcttttaaaaaatatttattttaataaaataaataattttatatttttattatgtttgtcTATGAtctatttaaaagaaattattttttatttattttgagaaacaaatctatctatttattaaaaaaaatcttttataaaaagaacttattttacatttacAGAAAACCATCCTAAAACTGCAGAGAGTGGCGAAATGGCGACTAGGAGCAAAAGAGAAGCAGAGGGTGTTGGTGATGGTGATGGTAATAAGATCGTGTGGAACGAAGCGCAGCAGAGGTTCGAGACGCAGGACAAGGAGGCGTTCGTAGAGTACGCCCTGAAAGAAAAAGGGAAGGTCATGGTCATGGATTTGATCCACACTTTCGTGCCCCCTTCCAAGAGAGGCCTTGGCTTGGCTTCCCACCTCTGCGTCGCCGCCTTTCAGCACGCCCAATCTCACTCGCTATCCATCATCCCCACCTGCTCCTATGTCTCTGTAAGGACCAACATTTTTGTGCTTAGAcccattttcttcttgttttgtttgctttgtatctttctcgttttgttttcaaaacatCATTGCTATTATGGTATGAGAAGGTTACAACTTATAAGTAGTCTTATCTGCATCATTTACCCCTATTCTTAGTGGTAGGAGCTAGGAATTAGGCAAGTTTTCATGTCCTTCACTTTAGTATTCAGCTTCCCCTCGATAGGAAATTGTTGTCCacttggaatatatatatatatatatatatatatatatatatatatatatatatatatatatatatatatatatatatatatatatatatatatatatataggtttaTCGCTTTGCGTTTTGTCGATATTCCTCCTCGAATCTGTATTCTCCAATTACGCTTGATGgttttcttgattcttgttggAGATTCCACGTTGACTGGTGATATGGTCAAATTTGTGTGTATAAGTGAGGAGGCCATACTATTACTCACCTTACAAGCCGATTTtgtagggttgagttaggccaaAAATCCAAATTCTAAGAATTCTATAGTTGAAATTGAATGAACTTGAATGGCAGGGTTGAGGAATCCTAGCAGCAAATTATTGTCTCTGTCTGGACATGTAAACATAATCAGTTGTGGGTTCTAAGATTTGTTTTGAATAGAAGCAATCTCAATTATGAGCTTAATTATGCCCAAACCACACTGCTTTTTAGGGAGCAAAGCATTAGGCTCTAAAGTTTAGCTCCAGCATAATGAATTACTGTGCTGCTGTATTTGTTGGCTGTGAAGTGGTCATATCAGAACCTGCACGCATAAGATACC
The genomic region above belongs to Glycine max cultivar Williams 82 chromosome 14, Glycine_max_v4.0, whole genome shotgun sequence and contains:
- the LOC100778176 gene encoding Acetyltransferase At1g77540-like gives rise to the protein MATRSKREAEGVGDGDGNKIVWNEAQQRFETQDKEAFVEYALKEKGKVMVMDLIHTFVPPSKRGLGLASHLCVAAFQHAQSHSLSIIPTCSYVSDTFLPRNPSWNSVVYTEGGKSNI